tgttgagtcgatcgatttgaacgagatactggcttacgacgacccattatatagatgagtttaatcgtcgactaaattttcacgaatcgacgattaaatttccgcgatgaaaaaaaagaaagggaagggtgaatgagttcggctgtggagaggaagaagaagaaggtgaatgaaactgattttaggtgtagttgattataggttttgtattagggttagggatagattagtaataatttaaaggatttaagggcatataggtaattgaaccaccccatagggtaccccttataaggtcacccaagttaggactagtgctttgtatgcctaagaagattttggtatgcccaaaatcagggttccaaAATATCCTTCTTTGGGAAATATCCAACAAATACGACAACTCATAGGCCTGATAGGCCCATTCATTTGAACCTAGGAATGTTGCCGGCACAAACCCATTAGATAGGACAAAAACATGTTTCATATTTATGGAATTGTAACTCAATTATGGATGATCGCAATCATAGAGTCATAGTAATTGAATGCTCGTGCTTTAAAGCTCTTCTTCGGTGACTAAGTTTTCATCCACTTGAAATCATAAGTTCATTTTTATATCGACACGTAGCTTACGTGTTCAGGATACAGACTAAAATATCTCTTGTTTACTGGCTATAGCCTATAAGTCTATAAGTATAGAGCTCGAGTTAGGCATGAAATTCTCGTACACAACTTACAACTATACTGATAGAATTTGATCGGATTCTTCTTAATATCAAATTAAAATTTCAGTTAATAGCTAGAGGAGAAAGAAATGCGTGGGCACGTAACAAACGAGATGGATGTCGTAGGAGCATCCGCAGATGAAATTTGGGCAGTCTATGGTTCAAAAGATCTTCCGAAGCTCATAATCACTCTCCAACCTGGTGTTTTCGAGAGAATCGACATAATCGAAGGTGATGGAGGAGCTGGCACAGTCCTACATATCGTAATGGCCGAAGGTATACATATATTTTACTAGTTCTATAATCCCCTGAAGTGAATTTTCCTTGGTTTAATTGTACGTACATTATATGATTGACACAATTTGCTGATGTGCTCTGATAGGAATATCCGGACCACATGAATGGAACGAGAAGTTTATCACACTTGACAACCATACAAGGGTGAAGCAGATCCAACAAATCAAAGGAGGTTATCTTGATATGGGGTTTTCCTTGCACCAAGTAACCTATGAAATCATCGAAAAGGATGAAAATTCTTGCATCATTAGGTCGACGGTTAAAATTGAACTTGACGATGAATTTGAATCTAATGCTTCTTCTATCACCGTTGATTCCATGTGGGGTATGGCAAAATCAATCGTCAAATACGTACTTGACAGCAAAGCTGAGAAGTAAAAAGGCTGATACTCCGGTGATGGCCATGACACTTGACTACGGTATGATG
This DNA window, taken from Papaver somniferum cultivar HN1 chromosome 3, ASM357369v1, whole genome shotgun sequence, encodes the following:
- the LOC113362094 gene encoding S-norcoclaurine synthase 2-like translates to MRGHVTNEMDVVGASADEIWAVYGSKDLPKLIITLQPGVFERIDIIEGDGGAGTVLHIVMAEGISGPHEWNEKFITLDNHTRVKQIQQIKGGYLDMGFSLHQVTYEIIEKDENSCIIRSTVKIELDDEFESNASSITVDSMWGMAKSIVKYVLDSKAEK